From the Microplitis mediator isolate UGA2020A chromosome 6, iyMicMedi2.1, whole genome shotgun sequence genome, one window contains:
- the LOC130670560 gene encoding homeobox protein Wariai-like — MDDLEKCFDMLNSIKKGDTQKVRDIIDEFGLSFCPLLDDGYPLLIAAAGKNQIEMVAYLLRNNAKVNSNCKVLSPLQIAAMNNNTIIFKMLLERGAKISNNNIHNNKSPIKLAVEHNNIEIAKLIVEHKNFGKKYDRSLLHAAVKNKNSAMVSLLLEIGADVNEYDEDRSAPIHHAVMAFNNDILQLLLDYGADINAKNKYGDTPVCLVLMHSYNVIYVKHISRTSLLLGNTQNNSILDILLDNDADINGLDICKYLPRSTPEISAHLHANPSLEDDISENKKHIIKQIVKLRSRNAPPSYNNNVLLSSLLKHKPFDDYKKICEQEMSRAMMEKIPNSGISFHNILSKNSNFLAAYAKNINHQTFIFSGEVSRRFPVYGSAIKLRFSKGLARKNLLEKSTKIFHNLFPVASKLLSDGVDDVFKCLDNNDLRHFLRTFPQDN; from the coding sequence atggaTGACTTGGAAAAATGTTTCGACATgctaaattcaataaaaaaaggagATACGCAAAAAGTAAGAGACATAATAGACGAATTTGGTTTATCATTCTGTCCATTGCTGGATGATGGGTATCCACTACTTATTGCTGCCGCTGGAAAAAATCAAATAGAAATGGTGGCATATTTATTGCGAAATAATGCAAAAGTTAACAGCAATTGTAAAGTCCTGTCACCTCTTCAGATAGCCGCCATGAACAACAACacgataattttcaaaatgctTCTGGAACGCGGCgctaaaataagtaataacaatattcataataataaatcaccAATTAAGTTAGCAGTTGAGCACAACAATATTGAGATCGCAAAACTTATCGTTGAGcacaaaaattttggaaaaaaatatgaccGGTCATTACTGCATGCGGCTGTCAAGAATAAAAACTCGGCAATGGTctcattattattagaaattggTGCGGATGTCAATGAATATGATGAGGACAGATCAGCTCCAATCCATCACGCAGTAATGGCCTTCAACAATGATATTttgcaattattattagattatGGAGCAGATATTAatgctaaaaataaatatggtgACACTCCAGTTTGTTTGGTTCTAATGCATTCGTATAACGTCATTTATGTAAAACATATTTCTAGAACGTCTTTATTACTTGGCAATACACagaataatagtatattggaTATTCTCCTAGATAACGATGCAGACATAAATGGTCTTGATATCTGTAAATATCTTCCACGTAGTACTCCTGAAATTAGCGCGCATCTTCATGCTAATCCTAGTCTTGAAGACGATatttcggaaaataaaaaacacattATTAAACAGATTGTAAAATTACGAAGTCGAAATGCCCCTCCATCTTATAACAATAATGTATTATTGTCTTCTCTTCTTAAACACAAACCGTttgatgattataaaaaaatatgtgagcAAGAAATGTCGAGAGCAATGATGGAAAAAATACCAAACTCGGGGATTTCATTCCATAATATTTTGagcaaaaatagtaattttttagctgcgtatgcaaaaaatataaatcatcaGACGTTCATATTTTCGGGTGAAGTTTCACGTCGATTTCCGGTTTATGGATCGGCGATAAAACTTCGCTTTTCGAAAGGATTAgcaaggaaaaatttattggaaaaaagcactaaaatttttcataatcttTTTCCCGTTGCGTCTAAATTGTTGTCTGATGGTGTCGATGatgtatttaaatgtttagataataatgatttaagaCATTTTTTGCGCACGTTCCCGCAAGATAACTAA
- the LOC130670559 gene encoding putative ankyrin repeat protein RF_0381, with protein MINSIKKGDTQKVRDIIDEFGLSFCPLLDDGYPLLTTAVEKDQEKMVAYLLRNDAKVNSDRKVLSPLQIAAMNNNTMIFKMLLERGAKISNNNIHNNKSPIKLAVEQNNIEIAKLIVEHKNFGKKYDRSLLHAAVKNKNSAMVSLLLEIGADVNEYDDDRSAPIHHAVMAFNNDILQLLLDYGADINAKNKYGNTPVFIVQHNGRFTIEVDPDDDDISLEWDYSDDYMEMLNTLLDNDADINVLNIDKYLHLHHHDVSDTETDDSSDDSSEYGDSETIKCLIKQIVKLKSLNVPLSRNIDILLPSLVGFLPFDNYKKKCELEMSRMITEKIPNSGISLHDILRKNYNVLAVYAKNKNHETFIFSSEISDRFPVYGSAIKLRFSKGLARKDFLEKSTTVFHNLFPVASKLLSDGVDDVFKCLDNNDMRHFLRMFQQDN; from the coding sequence atgataaattcaataaaaaaaggagATACGCAAAAAGTAAGAGACATAATAGACGAATTTGGATTATCATTCTGTCCATTGCTGGATGATGGGTATCCACTACTTACTACTGCCGTTGAAAAAGATCAAGAAAAAATGGTGGCATATTTATTGCGCAATGATGCAAAAGTTAACAGCGACCGTAAAGTCCTGTCCCCTCTTCAGATAGCCGCCATGAACAACAACacgatgattttcaaaatgcTTCTGGAACGCGGCgctaaaataagtaataacaatattcataataataaatcaccAATTAAGTTAGCAGTTGAGCAAAACAATATTGAGATCGCAAAACTTATCGTTGAGcacaaaaattttggaaaaaaatatgatcgGTCATTACTGCATGCGGCTGTCAAGAATAAAAACTCGGCAATGGTctcattattattagaaattggTGCGGATGTCAATGAATATGATGACGACAGATCAGCTCCAATCCATCACGCAGTAATGGCCTTCAACAATGATATTttgcaattattattagattatGGAGCAGATATTAatgctaaaaataaatatggaaATACTCCAGTTTTTATAGTTCAACATAATGGGCGTTTCACTATAGAAGTTGAtcctgatgatgatgatatttCTCTTGAATGGGATTATTCTGACGATTACATGGAAATGTTAAATACTCTTCTAGATAATGATGCAGACATAAATGTTCTTAATATCGATAAATATCTTCATCTTCATCACCATGATGTTAGTGACACAGAAACTGATGACAGTTCTGATGACAGTTCTGAGTACGGTGATTCGGAAACAATAAAATGCTTAATTAAACagattgttaaattaaaaagtctaAATGTACCCCTATCTAGAaacattgatattttattgccTTCTCTTGTTGGATTTCTTccttttgataattataaaaaaaaatgtgagcTAGAAATGTCGAGAATGATTACAGAAAAAATACCAAACTCGGGGATTTCGCTTCATGATATTTtgcgtaaaaattataatgttttAGCTGTGTatgcaaaaaacaaaaatcatgaGACGTTCATATTTTCGAGTGAAATTTCAGATCGATTTCCGGTTTATGGATCGGCTATAAAACTTCGCTTTTCGAAAGGATTAGCAAGGAaagattttttggaaaaaagtaCTACAGTTTTTCATAATCTTTTTCCCGTTGCATCTAAATTGTTGTCTGATGGCGTCGATGATGTATTCAAATGTttagataataatgatatgagACATTTTCTGCGCATGTTCCAGCAAGATAACTAA